The DNA window GCGGGAAGCTGCCGCCCGCGTTAACCCGCGTGCTGCCGCCAGGCAGGTAGTCTAGATTGCTCATGTGCTTGTAAAAATCGAGCGCTGCTTTGGTAGGGTTTTTCTCGTTGAAACTGAGCCCCATCGCAATCCGCATATGAGTAAACTGCGGCGTTTCGAGTGGTTCACCGTTTTGCTTACGCAGCGCATAGCGGTTTTTGTTGGTGATGACGCCGAGGTACTTGCTCAGCTTGTCTTTTTCGGGGTCGAGCGCGTCGCCAAGTGCTTTCAGGTCAAACAGCTTGCTGTCGGCCATCCGCTTGTCAAGCAAGCCATCCTTCACCGCCTGCTTAATATAGCGAGGAAAATGACTGGCGTGCAGCTTTTTCAGCTCAGCATCGTCGGTATAGTCGCCCAGAATATTCTTATAAATGTTTTTCAGCAGCAAACGCGCAGCAATGGTATCAAAGTCTGGGTCGTCTTTTACGTTTTGCAGCGCAGTGTGAATCACCGCTTCGTCGAGCTCTTCGCTCGTAATTCCGTCAAATAATGTCAGTTGCAACTCTGTCGCTACCTGCACTACTTTTTGTATTTGATCAGGCAAACCCTCGCTTGCTCGTACAAGCGCCAGGTTTATCTTGTTGGCGTCAAATGGTTCGCGGGTGCCATCGCGTTTCACCACTTGGATGTTTGTCATATGCCCTGTCCTTTATGTTATGTTAGTACCCTCGCTCGATAGCCACGTCCACCTCCCTCAAAGTGTCCTAGCACACCACAAGAATAGCTACCACTAGTGTGGTGAGCTAGCTCTACGATAATCTTGCGGTGGTGTCTATTTTGCTGAACTACTACATATGTAGTGTCTGTATAGAATAATATGCGCTATATATGGAGATTTCAAGTATTTTGGCTATGTTTTTTTCGCAACGCCTTACGCCAACACCTTATAGTGTCTATGGTAATTTTTACTACGCTATATGTAGCGTCTATGTCACTGAAAGAAATAACATATTTATACTTCACTGAGAATAGTATTGACTAACACTGAAAAAAATGTTAATATAAATTTTAGCACCCCGCCTGGGGAGTTCCTTCTACCAAGGAGTCCGCATGTTTCGTGTCGTTATCAACATCCTCATCAAAGCGACCGTCATCTTCGGCCTCAACACGTGGGGCTGGGTCCACTTCCGGTTCAACGGCGCGGAACTTACCACTCCCGGAGGCTACATTCTGTACGCGCTTGGGTTCGGTCTCATCTTCGCTCTTGTCGGAGCGGTGGTGCGGCTGGTCATGGGCTTCCTCACTGCCGGCATCGGTCTGGTGACCGCTGGCATCGGCGCCCTTCTGCTACTGCCCGTGCTGATGTTCGGTCTCAACGCCCTCACCCTGTGGATCTTCAGTGGCTGGCTCCCCTCTTGGGTGACCCTCGCCGGCTTCTGGCCGACAGTCGGCGCTGGCCTTCTGCTCGGACTGATGATCCCCGCCACCAAGCAGGGTTCCAGCAGCTCGCGCTACTGAACTCCCCGCACCGCCCCAGCCCGCACCCGCGGGCTGGGGCCTACTTTTTATGTGGTGGTACACTAGGGTATATGGACGACATTATTACAATCAAAAACTTCGCTATGCGATTTGGGGACACCGAGGTGATCAAAGACCTCAGTTTTACTGTCAAGCGCGGCGAAACGTTTGGGCTGCTTGGTAGCAACGGCAGCGGCAAGACAACCACTATCAGGGCGCTTCTAGGAATTTATATCCCCACAGCTGGCGAACTACTTATTGATGGCGCACCTTACTCGGTGAGCGAAGGGGTAAAGCTTGGCTATCTGCCGGAAGAGCGCGGACTATACAAGAAGGAGTCGGTTATCGACACAATGGTTTATTTTGGGCAACTCAAAGGCCTAAAGCGCGACGAAGCCAGACGCCAATCGATGGACTTCTTACAGCGCGTCAAACTAGAAGATAAGGCAAAGATACGTCTCGACAAACTGAGCGGTGGTCAGCAGCAAAAGATCCAGCTCGGCATCACCGTGCTCGGAAACCCTGAACTACTCATTCTCGACGAACCGACCAAAGGCTTCGACCCCGTCAACCGCCGGTTGCTTATGAGCATTATCGAAGATCATCAGAGAAAGGGCGCAACCGTCGTGATGATCACTCACCAGATGGAAGAGGTTGAACAGCTCTGTGATCGTATCTTACTACTCAAAGATGGAGTCGCCCGCGCCTATGGCACGGTGAGCGATGTCAAGAAGAAATTTGGTGGCAAATCACTTGACGACATATTTGTGCGAGTGTACGGCGACGAAAATGAGGAGGAGGTATAGTGATGCACAATCTACTCACCGTTATGCGGTTCGAAATAACACGAACTCTTAAGAAA is part of the Candidatus Saccharibacteria bacterium genome and encodes:
- a CDS encoding phage holin family protein; translation: MFRVVINILIKATVIFGLNTWGWVHFRFNGAELTTPGGYILYALGFGLIFALVGAVVRLVMGFLTAGIGLVTAGIGALLLLPVLMFGLNALTLWIFSGWLPSWVTLAGFWPTVGAGLLLGLMIPATKQGSSSSRY
- a CDS encoding ATP-binding cassette domain-containing protein, producing MRFGDTEVIKDLSFTVKRGETFGLLGSNGSGKTTTIRALLGIYIPTAGELLIDGAPYSVSEGVKLGYLPEERGLYKKESVIDTMVYFGQLKGLKRDEARRQSMDFLQRVKLEDKAKIRLDKLSGGQQQKIQLGITVLGNPELLILDEPTKGFDPVNRRLLMSIIEDHQRKGATVVMITHQMEEVEQLCDRILLLKDGVARAYGTVSDVKKKFGGKSLDDIFVRVYGDENEEEV